From a single Hemibagrus wyckioides isolate EC202008001 linkage group LG27, SWU_Hwy_1.0, whole genome shotgun sequence genomic region:
- the myzap gene encoding myocardial zonula adherens protein isoform X2 — translation MLRNGTGGSSLTTTSTPEHRSERGVRRLRLTLRSDDIPTGQNEKTKSSVLSDGKMVNGSWMRKKNGLMLRERPPGRESPAEEKHSYSVSNGDVAERETLPGLRVFGVVQQEVMARELPTSELRDDMRYIREVRDSLEKVRERMYGQFGGMQQSIQKLSQELRVSNSHKRYLEAEVKSGRAALDSFDQMNSSLISANIDLQKSLLESCQGRVGNREEMKTLRISFEKTEEKLRERERQLAAAHTENRILKQQVETAKEASAQALREMSAKLQQQYDQQLQEQQWKHRQEIEALQAQLEEYMSRLEEAERNMRIVEAKIAERDQRISEVERLLDCMAQEKAHLTQKLCECELRLRSLGEDQLDSGGAKKAEQLQREASELKDRIKHLNDMVFCQQRKVKGMIEEVTTLRAEVARKDVYISELLDRLAIVECEKATENKPITKDIGVGCDFPVSRPDPQPYEAPSYPRPPSRLNQSLLRYTPLQYSSMLTTNTQDTSTSPVENVAPAPSPNHEELTPPTSPYTELSFARSHRPSSRVYTPYMKLMEISSKRKLDQATCSEESFELKK, via the exons AGAGGAGTCAGGCGACTGAGATTGACCCTCCGATCTGACGACATCCCCACTGGACAGAATGAGAAGACAAAGAGTTCTGTGCTCTCg GACGGCAAGATGGTCAATGGCAGCTGGATGAGGAAGAAGAATGGCCTCATGCTGAGAGAACGACCTCCAGGAAGAGAATCACCTGCTGAGGAGAAG CACTCTTACAGCGTGAGCAATGGTGATGTTGCTGAGCGAGAGACGCTGCCGGGACTCCGGGTGTTCGGTGTGGTGCAGCAGGAAGTGATGGCTCGTGAGCTACCTACCAGTGAACTGAGAGATGACATGAGGTACATCAGAGAG gTGCGGGACTCTCTGGAGAAAGTCAGAGAGCGGATGTACGGTCAGTTTGGAGGGATGCAACAATCTATACAAAAACTCTCACAAGAATTAAGG gtgtcTAACTCACATAAGCGCTATTTGGAAGCAGAAGTCAAATCGGGGAGAGCAGCTCTCGATAGTTTCGATCAGATGAACAGCTCTCTCATATCAGCCAACATCGACTTGCAg AAGTCGCTGCTGGAGAGCTGTCAGGGTCGTGTGGGTAACAGGGAAGAGATGAAAACACTGCGCATTTCCTTCGAAAAGACTGAggagaaactgagagagagggagcgacaGCTGGCTGCTGCCCATACTGAAAACCGCATACTGAAACAACAg gtagaGACCGCTAAAGAGGCCAGTGCTCAGGCTTTGAGGGAGATGAGTGCGAAACTCCAGCAGCAGTATGACCAGCAGCTGCAGGAACAGCAGTGGAAACACAGACAGGAAATCGAGGCTCTGCAG GCCCAGCTGGAGGAGTATATGAGTCGGCTGGAGGAGGCAGAGAGGAACATGAGGATTGTTGAGGCAAAAATAGCCGAAAGGGACCAGAGGATCAGCGAGGTGGAGCGTCTGCTTGATTGCATGGCTCAG GAAAAGGCACACTTAACCCAGAAACTCTGTGAATGTGAACTGCGCTTACGCAGCTTGGGTGAGGATCAGCTAGACTCGGGTGGAGCTAAAAA ggctGAGCAGTTACAGAGGGAGGCGTCAGAGCTGAAAGACAGAATAAAGCACCTGAATGACATGGTGTTCTGCCAGCAGAGAAAGGTCAAGGGCATGATAGAAGAG GTGACAACGCTGCGAGCTGAGGTGGCACGGAAGGATGTGTACATTTCCGAGCTGCTGGACAGGCTAGCGATAGTGGAGTGTGAG AAAGCCACTGAAAATAAGCCCATCACTAAAGATATCGGAGTTGGCTGCGACTTTCCCGTTAG TCGCCCTGATCCTCAGCCGTACGAAGCTCCGTCGTACCCGAGACCTCCGAGCCGACTGAATCAGAGTTTACTCCGATATACACCTTTGCAGTACAGCAGTATgctcacaacaaacacacaggataCTTCAACAAGTCCTGTAGAAAACGTAGCACCAGCTCCAAGCCCCAATCATGAAGAACTAACGCCACCTACCTCCCCATATACAGAACTGTCATTTGCCAGGAGTCATCGACCCAGTAGTCGAGTCTACACACCATACATGAAGCTGATGGAGATCTCATCGAAACGTAAATTAGACCAAGCTACATGTAGTGAAGAAAGCtttgaattgaaaaaataa
- the myzap gene encoding myocardial zonula adherens protein isoform X1 gives MLRNGTGGSSLTTTSTPEHRSERGVRRLRLTLRSDDIPTGQNEKTKSSVLSDGKMVNGSWMRKKNGLMLRERPPGRESPAEEKHSYSVSNGDVAERETLPGLRVFGVVQQEVMARELPTSELRDDMRYIREVRDSLEKVRERMYGQFGGMQQSIQKLSQELRVSNSHKRYLEAEVKSGRAALDSFDQMNSSLISANIDLQKSLLESCQGRVGNREEMKTLRISFEKTEEKLRERERQLAAAHTENRILKQQVETAKEASAQALREMSAKLQQQYDQQLQEQQWKHRQEIEALQAQLEEYMSRLEEAERNMRIVEAKIAERDQRISEVERLLDCMAQEKAHLTQKLCECELRLRSLGEDQLDSGGAKKAEQLQREASELKDRIKHLNDMVFCQQRKVKGMIEEVTTLRAEVARKDVYISELLDRLAIVECENNELEDKLKYFMSVQKATENKPITKDIGVGCDFPVSRPDPQPYEAPSYPRPPSRLNQSLLRYTPLQYSSMLTTNTQDTSTSPVENVAPAPSPNHEELTPPTSPYTELSFARSHRPSSRVYTPYMKLMEISSKRKLDQATCSEESFELKK, from the exons AGAGGAGTCAGGCGACTGAGATTGACCCTCCGATCTGACGACATCCCCACTGGACAGAATGAGAAGACAAAGAGTTCTGTGCTCTCg GACGGCAAGATGGTCAATGGCAGCTGGATGAGGAAGAAGAATGGCCTCATGCTGAGAGAACGACCTCCAGGAAGAGAATCACCTGCTGAGGAGAAG CACTCTTACAGCGTGAGCAATGGTGATGTTGCTGAGCGAGAGACGCTGCCGGGACTCCGGGTGTTCGGTGTGGTGCAGCAGGAAGTGATGGCTCGTGAGCTACCTACCAGTGAACTGAGAGATGACATGAGGTACATCAGAGAG gTGCGGGACTCTCTGGAGAAAGTCAGAGAGCGGATGTACGGTCAGTTTGGAGGGATGCAACAATCTATACAAAAACTCTCACAAGAATTAAGG gtgtcTAACTCACATAAGCGCTATTTGGAAGCAGAAGTCAAATCGGGGAGAGCAGCTCTCGATAGTTTCGATCAGATGAACAGCTCTCTCATATCAGCCAACATCGACTTGCAg AAGTCGCTGCTGGAGAGCTGTCAGGGTCGTGTGGGTAACAGGGAAGAGATGAAAACACTGCGCATTTCCTTCGAAAAGACTGAggagaaactgagagagagggagcgacaGCTGGCTGCTGCCCATACTGAAAACCGCATACTGAAACAACAg gtagaGACCGCTAAAGAGGCCAGTGCTCAGGCTTTGAGGGAGATGAGTGCGAAACTCCAGCAGCAGTATGACCAGCAGCTGCAGGAACAGCAGTGGAAACACAGACAGGAAATCGAGGCTCTGCAG GCCCAGCTGGAGGAGTATATGAGTCGGCTGGAGGAGGCAGAGAGGAACATGAGGATTGTTGAGGCAAAAATAGCCGAAAGGGACCAGAGGATCAGCGAGGTGGAGCGTCTGCTTGATTGCATGGCTCAG GAAAAGGCACACTTAACCCAGAAACTCTGTGAATGTGAACTGCGCTTACGCAGCTTGGGTGAGGATCAGCTAGACTCGGGTGGAGCTAAAAA ggctGAGCAGTTACAGAGGGAGGCGTCAGAGCTGAAAGACAGAATAAAGCACCTGAATGACATGGTGTTCTGCCAGCAGAGAAAGGTCAAGGGCATGATAGAAGAG GTGACAACGCTGCGAGCTGAGGTGGCACGGAAGGATGTGTACATTTCCGAGCTGCTGGACAGGCTAGCGATAGTGGAGTGTGAG AATAATGAGTTAGAAGACAAGCTGAAGTATTTTATGTCTGTACAGAAAGCCACTGAAAATAAGCCCATCACTAAAGATATCGGAGTTGGCTGCGACTTTCCCGTTAG TCGCCCTGATCCTCAGCCGTACGAAGCTCCGTCGTACCCGAGACCTCCGAGCCGACTGAATCAGAGTTTACTCCGATATACACCTTTGCAGTACAGCAGTATgctcacaacaaacacacaggataCTTCAACAAGTCCTGTAGAAAACGTAGCACCAGCTCCAAGCCCCAATCATGAAGAACTAACGCCACCTACCTCCCCATATACAGAACTGTCATTTGCCAGGAGTCATCGACCCAGTAGTCGAGTCTACACACCATACATGAAGCTGATGGAGATCTCATCGAAACGTAAATTAGACCAAGCTACATGTAGTGAAGAAAGCtttgaattgaaaaaataa
- the polr2m gene encoding protein GRINL1A, whose product MERQGLIGDLDSKSKEQLGEILSRQEKLLNNKRFVQTLPDKGKKISEFVEKVRHALAIKDEEEKKQASLDSVRSEFQARYQQAFTQRRHVVSADAPAARTRLKEKEVNTEPSHPVEAASRADGENSLESMCIENNETTSGDTAASGNEDGATDTDLTVAFERVTLTEENPVPPRDMTRNPFSGSQQQKKPHYVEVLERSDQSVTKPRFRLNQLPVKSASPSPGQSPGSVTPLSTEVRRQRDRKHLDDVTAAKLPPLHHSPAQLLSLEESVTLLKEQTKKHQELQAKLAAQKLAEGLSVSMNSYNPEGGALAAYREVHDDDGALSEED is encoded by the exons ATGGAGCGCCAGGGTTTAATCGGAGACCTGGACAGCAAGAGTAAGGAGCAGCTGGGTGAAATACTGTCACGACAAGAAAAGTTACTGAACAATAA GCGTTTTGTCCAAACCCTTCCTGACAAAGGAAAGAAGATTTCTGAGTTTGTGGAGAAAGTCCGCCATGCTCTAGCGATTAAGGACgaagaagagaagaagcagGCCAGCTTGGACTCTGTGCGATCAGAATTTCAGGCCAGATATCAGCAGGCTTTCACTCAGCGCCGGCATGTCGTCTCCGCCGATGCACCTGCTGCTAGAACAAGGCTTAAAGAGAAAGAGGTGAACACAGAGCCGTCACACCCGGTGGAAGCTGCGAGCAGAGCAGATGGAGAAAATAGCCTTGAGTCCATGTGTATAGAGAACAATGAGACAACATCTGGAGACACAGCAGCATCAGGGAATGAAGACGGAGCTACAGATACGGATCTCACGGTGGCGTTTGAACGGGTCACTTTAACCGAGGAGAACCCTGTTCCTCCTAGAGACATGACTAGAAACCCTTTCTCAGGCTCACAGCAACAGAAGAAGCCACATTACGTAGAAGTGTTGGAGAGATCAGACCAAAGTGTGACCAAACCTCGATTCAGACTCAATCA ACTGCCAGTGAAGTCAGCCTCTCCATCTCCCGGTCAGTCCCCTGGCAGTGTTACCCCGCTCAGCACTGAGGTCCGgagacagagggacaggaaGCACCTTGATGATGTCACAGCCGCCAAGCTTCCTCCGCTGCACCACAGTCCTGCACAGTTACTATCACTGGAGGAGTCTGTCACCCTCCTGAAGGAGCAGACAAAGAAGCATCAG GAGCTCCAAGCCAAACTGGCTGCCCAGAAGCTGGCAGAGGGTCTGAGTGTCAGTATGAACAGCTATAATCCTGAGGGGGGCGCTCTGGCTGCATACAGAGAGgtgcatgatgatgatggggcaCTCTCAGAGGAAGACTGA